cttgccagcgccagcgacgcagcagccacagcggccGTCGATTCACAGGACGACACGGCGGAACAGCTACTTCAATCTTCTTCTGCATCAGTCACTACACCTGTCCAACCCGCCGTCGCAACAATGCCCGTTCAGACTCGCTCTGCGTCGGCGAAGCCCGCCAACAAGTCTGCCCCTGCTCCCCGGGCCACCACCAaaaacaccaccaccaccaccaccaccacccccaagGAGACCGCCACGTCGGCTCCCCCTGAGAGCCCCCCTGCCGCGCAGAGAATCAAGCGCGAGCCAtccgaggaggaagagcggcctgccatgcctgctGCCAataccactaccaccaccaccactgccgcgcctgccaccgagcccaagaagcgcaagcggcTCCCTGAAGCCGCACCCAACCgcaccgccggcgcagccCCCAAGCGCCAGAAGAGGAGCACCAAGGCCAtgccctccaccaccgccgccaccgccgccgctcccaccGTGGAGACAGCagaggccgacgacaacaccaccaccaccagcggccccaagcggcgcgggcgcaagCCCGGCAGCGTCAACAAGCCGCGtgccgacatcgccgccctcgtggcgcgggtcgaggccctcgaggccgaggtgcagcagctgcgcacCAAGGACGAGAAGAACGAGGCCTGGAAGCGCAACGTCCGGGCGTACCGCCGAAAGCAGTCGGCGCAGATCTCGCGGGTCCGCCGCTGGGTGGCAGCCGCGCAGCGGCACGgcgtgcccgtgcccgccgaGGTGTGGGACGCGCTCGTGCAAGAGCGCGAGGCTGGAAAGAAGGCcttcaaggccgaggagtgagggacggggggaggagggaggaaggggaggaaggggaggaaggggagggacgaaggaaaggagagagagggggggaatggggggagggggagggaggaaagACAGCAacaggcaaggcaagggtTTGCTTTGCGAAGACAATTCAAAGACGGGCGCGGGTTCGCCCTTTCTTTTTCATTCCATTTCCAAGACTTGTTATACACCGTGATGCAATGCCACTTTGCGAGGGCGTTGTGCGAG
This region of Purpureocillium takamizusanense chromosome 9, complete sequence genomic DNA includes:
- a CDS encoding uncharacterized protein (EggNog:ENOG503PRQN), which translates into the protein MSAPSSEPSFPPPPLHYPPCLHQRDCDKQLHRELREVYQSHSTTWDDESKSAWFSSIIDKATVSGSTNKKVSSHCLARSATAETVTWAHFCALSTIFKGRVHSSKKFIKAVLGKYPSADLNGLDFKESYKLPNAESTLASASDAAATAAVDSQDDTAEQLLQSSSASVTTPVQPAVATMPVQTRSASAKPANKSAPAPRATTKNTTTTTTTTPKETATSAPPESPPAAQRIKREPSEEEERPAMPAANTTTTTTTAAPATEPKKRKRLPEAAPNRTAGAAPKRQKRSTKAMPSTTAATAAAPTVETAEADDNTTTTSGPKRRGRKPGSVNKPRADIAALVARVEALEAEVQQLRTKDEKNEAWKRNVRAYRRKQSAQISRVRRWVAAAQRHGVPVPAEVWDALVQEREAGKKAFKAEE